From Rhodamnia argentea isolate NSW1041297 chromosome 10, ASM2092103v1, whole genome shotgun sequence, a single genomic window includes:
- the LOC115742649 gene encoding K(+) efflux antiporter 5, whose product MRFASSGRAMCGLCHCIALILLCMGGSATARSEKEIRERFYGNLLNSTAPESGEGSIAKMFDRVLEKEFSDNEQPEGTEESSFNNSVAGQQAVLETVAKITHDKAKRNDTRETNGTKPFQLQDVFSLENEDSDDTTTLIDNKDNEFVMSNKKSKYPILQVDVRLISDLVVVIVSAAIGGIISSCLGQPVIVGYLLAGSIIGPGGLKFIHEMVQVETVAQFGVVFLLFALGLEFSLTKLKAVGPVAVLGGLLQIVIFIFLCGLSAMVCGAKLSEGVFVGAFLSMSSTAVVVKFLVERNSSNALHGQVTIGTLIFQDCAVGLLFALLPVLGGNSGLLQGMISMGKLLLVLALYLTAASVLSWSFVPRFLKLMIQLSSQTNELYQLAAVAFCLLSAWSSDKLGLSLELGSFVAGVMISTTDFAQHTLDQVEPIRNLFAALFLSSIGMLINVHFLWNHVDILLASVLLVIVIKTAVAAMVTKAFGYSVRTSFLVGVLLAQIGEFAFVLLSRASNLNLVEGKMYLLLLGTTAFSLVTTPLLFRLIPAVVNLGVLMHWFPSESGTQNEEKVSRGA is encoded by the exons ATGCGATTCGCGAGCTCGGGGCGAGCAATGTGCGGGCTCTGCCATTGCATTGCGCTGATTTTGCTCTGCATGGGCGGCTCTGCCACGGCCAGATCTGAGAAGGAGATACGAGAGAGGTTCTACGGCAATCTCCTCAACTCGACCGCGCCGGAATCCGGGGAGGGGAGCATCGCCAAGATGTTCGACCGGGTTCTCGAGAAGGAGTTCTCCGACAACGAACAGCCCGAAG GAACCGAAGAAAGCAGCTTCAACAACAGTGTAGCTGGTCAGCAA GCAGTGCTCGAGACTGTAGCTAAAATTACTCACGACAAGGCCAAAAGAAATGATACACGAGAAACGAA TGGTACAAAGCCATTTCAGCTTCAAGATGTTTTCTCCCTTGAAAATGAAGATTCTGATGACACTACAACCTTGATTGACAACAAG GATAACGAGTTCGTGATGTCAAACAAGAAATCTAAATATCCCATACTTCAAGTTGATGTGAG ATTAATATCTGATTTGGTGGTTGTCATAGTTTCTGCCGCCATTGGTGGAATCATTAGTTCTTGCCTGGGACAGCCA GTTATTGTTGGTTATCTTCTTGCTGGTTCAATCATAGGACCTGGTGGTCTCAAATTCATTCACGAGATGGTTCAG GTTGAGACTGTGGCACAATTTGGTGTTGTTTTCCTCCTTTTCGCTTTGGGCCTAGAGTTCTCTTTGACAAAG TTAAAAGCTGTGGGGCCTGTTGCTGTCCTAGGAGGGCTACTTCAAATTgtgatattcatttttttgtgtgggctAAGTGCCATG GTATGTGGAGCTAAGTTGTCGGAGGGCGTTTTTGTGGGTGCTTTCTTATCAATGTCATCAACGGCAGTG GTGGTTAAATTTCTTGTGGAACGAAATAGCAGTAATGCTCTTCATGGTCAGGTGACCATCGGGACTCTAATCTTCCAG GATTGTGCTGTTGGGTTACTGTTTGCTTTACTGCCAGTTTTGGGCGGTAATAGTGGCCTACTTCAAGGAATGATATCTATGGGGAAGCT GCTTCTTGTACTGGCCCTATATCTCACTGCTGCCTCTGTTTTATCCTGGTCATTTGTACCCCGCTTTCTGAAGCTGATGATACAGTTATCATCACAG ACAAACGAACTATACCAGCTTGCTGCCGTTGCTTTCTGCTTATTATCTGCATGG AGCAGTGATAAATTGGGCCTCAGTCTCGAGCTAGGTTCCTTTGTTGCTGGAGTTATGATATCCACCACTGACTTCGCACAGCATACTCTTGATCAG GTGGAACCTATTCGGAATCTATTTgctgctctctttctctctagcATCGGAATGCTCATAAATGTGCATTTTCTTTGGAATCATGTGGATATACTTCTGGCATCAGTTTTGTTGGTTATTGTCATTAAGACAGCAGTTGCTGCAATGGTTACGAAGGCCTTTGGATACAGTGTGAGGACGTCATTTCTT GTTGGGGTGTTGCTTGCTCAAATTGGAGAATTTGCCTTTGTTCTCCTCAGCCGCGCCTCAAATCTTAATCTTGTTGAG GGGAAAatgtatcttcttcttcttgggacGACGGCCTTTAGTCTG GTGACGACTCCTCTGCTGTTCAGGTTGATACCTGCAGTGGTGAACTTGGGTGTACTCATGCATTGGTTCCCTTCAGAAAGCGGCACACAGAATGag GAGAAGGTTTCCAGAGGTGCATAA